One genomic region from Mesorhizobium terrae encodes:
- a CDS encoding MBL fold metallo-hydrolase: MNAPASITISPILVADLFVEGERMPVYVHVIDHPNGRILVDTGMTELHPAVVAAFSPRLYPLSKQDFDLAGIDIVVNTHLHADHCGGNHLFAGKPIYVQRRELDNARNEDDYTIREWVDAPGVEYVPVDGELELLPGLRLVPAPGHTAGMQVVVVETGGHPVVVGGDVAVWFGELDEPQTEGQLRVRALDPELVWLAHEHEPWRPRTA; this comes from the coding sequence ATGAATGCCCCCGCCTCTATCACCATCTCGCCAATCCTCGTTGCCGACCTTTTCGTCGAGGGCGAGCGAATGCCAGTCTACGTGCACGTCATCGACCATCCCAACGGGCGCATACTGGTCGACACCGGCATGACGGAGCTGCACCCGGCAGTGGTGGCCGCCTTCAGTCCGCGCCTGTATCCGCTGAGCAAGCAGGACTTCGACCTCGCCGGCATCGACATCGTCGTCAACACGCACCTGCACGCCGACCATTGCGGAGGCAACCATCTCTTCGCCGGCAAGCCGATCTACGTCCAGCGCCGGGAACTCGACAACGCGCGCAACGAGGACGACTACACCATTCGCGAGTGGGTCGATGCACCCGGCGTGGAGTACGTGCCAGTCGACGGTGAGCTCGAGCTACTCCCCGGGCTCCGGCTTGTCCCGGCGCCCGGCCACACAGCCGGCATGCAGGTCGTCGTCGTTGAGACTGGCGGGCACCCGGTCGTCGTTGGCGGCGACGTGGCGGTCTGGTTTGGCGAGCTCGACGAGCCGCAGACCGAAGGCCAGCTGCGGGTGCGCGCGCTCGACCCCGAACTGGTCTGGCTCGCGCACGAGCACGAGCCGTGGCGACCCCGCACCGCATAA
- a CDS encoding DUF922 domain-containing Zn-dependent protease — MILKNGLVLLTATAGFVLAASSAQAGGRTIEQEKPYAITGASGAELYSSIGQNGPAVGSSGRRVIAHTFFTLTWSRNYVPQGGGCTLVSATPKLTITYTLPKPANALAPAVQKRWDVFIDGIRRHEKVHGDHMKAMLKRIEATTIGVSVPNDPGCQKIRKQIQTPLSEASLAQRQESSEFDRVEMGPGGNIQRLVLGLVNGD; from the coding sequence ATGATCTTGAAGAACGGACTTGTCCTGCTGACGGCTACGGCCGGCTTTGTCTTGGCGGCCTCCTCCGCGCAGGCCGGTGGCCGCACCATCGAACAGGAAAAGCCTTATGCCATCACCGGCGCATCCGGCGCTGAGCTCTACAGTTCCATCGGCCAGAACGGCCCGGCGGTGGGCAGCAGCGGCCGCCGCGTCATCGCCCACACCTTCTTCACGCTCACTTGGTCCAGGAATTACGTGCCGCAGGGCGGCGGCTGCACGCTGGTGTCGGCGACGCCCAAGCTAACCATCACCTATACGCTGCCGAAGCCCGCCAATGCGCTTGCGCCGGCGGTGCAGAAACGCTGGGACGTCTTCATCGACGGCATCCGGCGTCACGAGAAAGTCCATGGCGACCACATGAAGGCGATGTTGAAGCGGATCGAGGCGACGACCATCGGCGTTTCGGTGCCGAATGACCCCGGCTGCCAGAAGATCCGCAAGCAGATCCAGACGCCGCTGTCGGAGGCCTCGCTGGCGCAGCGCCAGGAGAGCAGCGAGTTCGATCGCGTCGAGATGGGGCCGGGCGGCAACATCCAGCGGCTTGTCCTGGGGCTGGTCAACGGCGACTGA
- a CDS encoding endonuclease/exonuclease/phosphatase family protein, with product MFRAMTAMDSARILFQFLIAACAVASSVALLAGFFGAFHPALDSFSHFRTHLAALLVLLALVMIIAGPRWQAVPFLVFAIACLATTTSLPGLGKSQAGFTAKPDDRAVYRLLQMNLRYNNPTPEKVLSLIDSVKPDVVTLNEVSDMWAGKLKLLSGVYPYSIACPFPNGFFGVALLSRQPFVEGSEPQCNDRGSMATAHIDFGGTEVAVAAVHIGWPWPFNQFRQIRSLSHPLATLGEDAVVAGDFNAVPWSEAVQRFARAGALTLVPSAGPTWFYRRLPAALSFAGLPIDQVLYKGAVVVHSATLLEDTGSDHRPVLVEFSLKPAAAEPEGGPKTATVSAERPEQRKLVRGG from the coding sequence ATGTTTCGAGCTATGACCGCCATGGACAGCGCCCGTATCCTGTTTCAATTCCTGATCGCCGCCTGCGCGGTGGCGTCCTCCGTCGCGCTTCTGGCCGGATTCTTCGGCGCCTTTCATCCGGCGTTGGATTCCTTCTCGCATTTCCGCACCCACCTCGCGGCGCTGCTCGTCTTGTTGGCGCTGGTGATGATCATTGCCGGCCCGCGCTGGCAGGCGGTGCCGTTCCTGGTTTTTGCGATCGCCTGCCTTGCGACGACGACCAGCCTTCCGGGCCTCGGCAAATCACAGGCCGGCTTCACCGCCAAGCCGGACGACCGCGCCGTCTACCGGCTGCTGCAGATGAACCTGCGCTACAACAACCCGACGCCTGAAAAGGTGTTGTCGCTGATCGACAGCGTCAAGCCGGACGTGGTGACGCTGAACGAGGTTTCCGACATGTGGGCGGGCAAGCTGAAGCTCCTGTCCGGTGTCTATCCCTACAGCATCGCCTGCCCGTTTCCGAACGGCTTCTTCGGCGTGGCGCTGCTGTCCAGGCAGCCCTTTGTCGAAGGCAGCGAGCCGCAATGCAATGACCGTGGATCGATGGCGACGGCCCATATCGACTTCGGCGGCACGGAAGTGGCGGTCGCCGCCGTCCATATTGGCTGGCCGTGGCCGTTCAACCAGTTCCGCCAGATCCGCAGCCTGAGCCACCCGCTGGCAACACTGGGCGAAGACGCCGTCGTCGCCGGCGATTTCAATGCCGTGCCGTGGAGCGAGGCGGTGCAACGGTTCGCCAGAGCCGGCGCCTTGACGCTGGTGCCCTCCGCCGGCCCGACCTGGTTTTACCGGAGGCTGCCCGCCGCTTTGTCCTTTGCCGGACTGCCGATCGACCAGGTGTTGTACAAGGGCGCCGTGGTGGTCCACTCGGCCACGCTTCTGGAAGACACCGGCTCGGACCACCGGCCGGTCCTCGTCGAATTCTCGCTGAAGCCGGCGGCGGCGGAACCGGAGGGCGGACCGAAAACGGCGACTGTTTCGGCCGAACGACCCGAACAACGCAAATTGGTACGCGGCGGCTGA